One segment of Anastrepha obliqua isolate idAnaObli1 chromosome 3, idAnaObli1_1.0, whole genome shotgun sequence DNA contains the following:
- the LOC129240663 gene encoding eukaryotic translation initiation factor 3 subunit E encodes MEQFDLTKINCQFLDRHLTFPLLEFLCGKEIYNQQKLLEYILETVNKTNMIDYTMDTRKRLNLSQEMPEELVQRKAEVLATLKQLQNEVAPIMKATDILKNGESMKDSKTFVNALQKDYNFKVEHLESAYKLAKYLYECGNYQESTSYLYFCLIVMSPNDKNYLNVLWGKLAAEILTLNWNTALEDLTRLRDYIDNANFSTIQALQQRTWLIHWSVLVFFNHPKGRDLIIDMFLYKPLYLNAIQTMCPHIMRYLATAVIINRTRRNALKDLIKVIQQESYTYRDPITEFLECLYVNFDFEGARLKLHECQTVILNDFFIVACLNEFVEDARLMIFETFCRIHQCITISMLADKLNMKPNEAECWIVNLIRNARLNAKIDSKLGHVVMGTQPLSPYQQLVEKIDSLSMRSEHLAGLIERKNKQKNPESIDSWKYY; translated from the exons atggaaCAATTTGATTTAACAAAGATTAATTGCCAATTTTTGGACAGGCATCTTACTTTTCCACTGTTGGAGTTTTTGTGTGGAAAGGAG atTTACAATCAACAAAAACTTTTAGAATACATCCTAGAGACAGTGAACAAAACAAACATGATTGATTACACTATGGACACTCGCAAACGATTGAATCTTAGTCAGGAGATGCCGGAGGAATTGGTGCAACGCAAAGCTGAGGTGCTGGCTACACTAAAGCAATTGCAAAATGAAGTGGCTCCTATTATGAAAGCCACCGACATTCTTAAGAATGGTGAAAGCATGAAAGACTCCAAGACTTTCGTTAATGCTTTGCAAAAGGATTATAACTTTAAGGTGGAACATTTGGAGAGCGCATACAAACTGGCTAAGTATTTGTATGAGTGCGGTAACTATCAGGAATCGACGTCTTATTTGTATTTCTGCTTGATTGTCATGTCACCAAATGATAAG AACTACTTAAATGTCCTATGGGGAAAATTGGCTGCCGAAATTTTGACTCTAAATTGGAACACAGCGCTAGAAGATTTAACACGTCTGCGGGACTACATCGATAATGctaatttttcaacaattcaagCGCTTCAACAACGTACATGGCTGATCCACTGGTCCGTGTTGGTGTTCTTTAATCATCCCAAAGGTCGAGATCTGATCATTGACATGTTTCTTTACAAACCTCTGTACCTAAACGCCATTCAGACAATGTGCCCACACATAATGCGTTACTTAGCTACTGCTGTCATCATTAACCGTACACGCCGTAATGCATTAAAAGACCTTATCAAGGTGATCCAACAAGAGTCTTACACTTACCGTGATCCCATCACGGAATTTCTTGAATGCCTCTATGTGAACTTTGATTTCGAAGGTGCTCGTTTAAAACTTCATGAATGCCAAACCGTAATATTGAATGACTTTTTCATTGTCGCGTGTTTAAATGAGTTCGTTGAAGATGCACGTCTTATGATCTTCGAAACATTCTGTCGTATTCATCAGTGTATCACCATTAGTATGCTTGCCGACAAGCTGAATATGAAACCCAATGAAGCAGAATGCTGGATTGTAAATTTAATTCGTAATGCACGTCTAAATGCAAAAATCGACTCTAAATTAGGTCATGTGGTGATGGGAACCCAACCACTGAGCCCTTATCAACAACTGGTCGAAAAGATTGACTCATTGTCTATGCGCTCAGAACATTTGGCCGGTTTaatagaacgcaaaaataagcaaaagaaTCCTGAATCGATTGATTCGTGGAAGTATTATTAA
- the LOC129240662 gene encoding acetyl-coenzyme A transporter 1 produces MTVRRRQDTNVSPTDATDKHCLLVETPPSDCPLNVNANEEIHEKTDIRGDRGNIAILFFLYVLQGIPLGLIAAVPMLLQNRGASYRQQAEFSFAYWPFSMKLLWAPIVDSIYVRKFGRRKSWLIPSQYLIGIFMLFLSWQVDRWLGGNGADPNVPLLTTLFFLLNFLAATQDIAVDGWALTMLKRCNVGYASTCNSVGQTAGYFLGYVVFIALESKDFCNNYLRTESLDKGLVTLPEFLWFWGLCFMVVTTLVAILKKENDVQDAHTTARYTDEHELNLRDSYKILFDMVRMRPIQILAGILLTVKVTFAATDAVTSLKLIDAGVPKEKLALLVIPMIPLQIVLPLIVSRYTHGPRPMEVFLKAIPYRIIFSTIAAIITYCTPYMITDSHVPVFYYVILIVNYALYQVCLYCMFVAVMAFFAKISDPAVGGTYMTFLNTLSNLGGNWPNTVVLWLVDVLTWQECIHVDPIVAAQNSCSSKAQKTECEVAGGECQIVFDGYYIESIICIVYGIVWLLFMRRWINYLQNLPMRSWMVVNKNKSESNAKKSR; encoded by the exons ATGACTGTGCGTCGTAGACAGGACACGAACGTGTCGCCAACAGATGCCACTGACAAGCATTGTCTGCTTGTCGAAACACCTCCGTCAGACTGTCCATTAAACGTAAATGCAAATGAAGAAATTCACGAGAAGACGGATATTCGGGGCGATCGTGGGAACATCGCAATACTTTTCTTCCTATATGTCTTGCAAGGCATACCATTGGGACTGATTGCGGCGGTTCCCATGTTGCTACAGAACCGAGGAGCTAGTTATAGGCAGCAAGCTGAGTTTTCCTTTGCCTATTGGCCTTTTAGTATGAAACTTTTATGGGCGCCTATTGTTGATTCCATCTATGTGCGCAAATTTGGAAGGCGAAAATCATGGCTCATTCCATCTCAATATCTTATTGGTATTTTTATGCTCTTCTTGTCGTGGCAAGTGGATCGGTGGTTAGGTGGCAACGGTGCAGATCCCAATGTGCCATTGTTAACAACGCTATTTTTCTTACTTAACTTCCTCGCGGCAACACAGGATATTGCAGTAGACGGCTGGGCGCTGACTATGCTGAAACGATGTAATGTAGGCTATGCGTCGACTTGCAACAGTGTTGGGCAAACAGCTGGTTACTTTCTTGGCTATGTGGTATTTATTGCGTTAGAATCAAAAGATTTTTGTAACAATTATCTGCGCACGGAATCGCTTGACAAAGGACTTGTGACTTTGCCAGAATTTTTATGGTTTTGGGGACTCTGCTTCATGGTAGTTACCACTTTGGTAGcaatcttaaaaaaagaaaatgatgtgCAAGATGCACACACAACTGCACGGTACACTGATGAACATGAGCTTAATTTACGTGATAGTTACAAGATACTTTTCGACATGGTTCGCATGCGGCCAATACAAATCTTGGCTGGTATATTATTAACCGTTAAGGTTACTTTTGCCGCTACTGATGCAGTTACATCATTAAAATTAATCGATGCTGGCGTACCAAAGGAGAAATTGGCCTTACTAGTAATACCAATGATACCCTTACAAATAGTGTTGCCGCTAATCGTCAGTCGCTACACACATGGACCGCGACCTATGGAGGTCTTCTTAAAAGCTATACCCTATCGAATTATATTTAGCACAATAGCAGCAATAATCACGTATTGCACGCCATACATGATCACGGACAGTCATGTACCCGTGTTTTATTATGTGATCCTTATCGTTAATTATGCTTTGTATCAGGTGTGCCTGTACTGCATGTTTGTAGCTGTAATGGCATTCTTTGCAAAAATTTCTGATCCAGCGGTTGGTGGTACATACATGACATTCCTAAACACGCTTTCAAATTTAGGTGGGAATTGGCCAAACACTGTGGTTTTATGGCTGGTAGACGTATTAACTTGGCAAGAGTGTATTCATGTGGACCCAATAGTGGCGGCGCAGAATAGTTGCTCATCGAAGGCACAAAAGACG GAATGTGAGGTAGCAGGTGGCGAATGCCAAATTGTCTTTGATGGCTACTATATCGAATCGAtaatatgtatagtatatggAATTGTATGGCTACTCTTTATGCGGCGTTGGATAAACTACTTGCAGAATTTGCCAATGCGAAGCTGGAtggttgttaataaaaataagagcGAAAGCAATGCGAAAAAGTCGAGATAG
- the LOC129241220 gene encoding beta-1,3-galactosyltransferase 1-like, with the protein MVPSQHERRLLLPQRNRQNLSVTLSASESDLDDVELSGHDCSDEIHFAEHGRAKYKFSVSDMMKPSRRRFRLRPVARMFCCIMLAPVLLLMLYMPLYPNMLTRQAALIDWGYNTSRNIADYVLAENNTVILEPQYVCHNKLFLLVVVCSSIQNFAMRQIIRETWGNTTQFNYGMFKKLHRRFQGQYLDPTPERIQYYSEYLNLSDNHTTTVPDIVPVKVYFLLGRGRSDVYAANETMTLIRTESEQYGDIIQENFIDTYNNLTLKSVLALKWMIHRCPQRSAFFMKADDDTFLNMPNLLHYLLGGTLPLYNETLDLYDSHTYRVLSPRNRFNRTLNYLGGHLFCSSRPVSVLSNKWYMPYYMYPGDKYPRYLSGSAYVMSSDVVSRLYEAALNTTFIHIEDVYLTGMCAEKIHLPRRHNALFSYTRAKDWCSFRGTITQHEVRDDNMLDAYLFVTNTSLYCAPPAMYMTKRLRKKAGCV; encoded by the exons ATGGTTCCATCGCAACATGAAAGGCGTTTATTACTACCGCAAAGAAATCGTCAAAATCTTTCAGTTACCTTATCTGCTTCAGAATCTGACTTGGATGATGTTGAGCTTAGTGGACATGACTGCAGTGATGAAATACACTTTGCAGAACACGGACGtgccaaatataaattttccgtCTCTGATATGATGAAACCATCCAGACGGCGGTTTCGTTTGCGTCCTGTGGCGCGCATGTTCTGCTGTATAATGCTGGCACCAGTATTGCTTTTAATGCTATACATGCCGCTATATCCGAATATGCTAACGCGGCAAG ctgcactAATCGATTGGGGCTACAATACGTCCAGAAATATAGCTGATTACGTGCTGGCAGAGAACAATACAGTAATTTTAGAGCCCCAATATGTGTGTCACAATAAGTTGTTCCTGCTTGTTGTTGTGTGTTCTAGCATACAGAACTTTGCGATGAG aCAAATCATACGTGAAACCTGGGGAAATACGACACAATTTAATTATGGCATGTTTAAAAAGCTGCACCGACGTTTTCAAGGTCAATATTTGGATCCTACACCAGAACGTATACAATATTACAGCGAATATTTAAATCTATCAGATAAt CATACAACGACAGTCCCCGACATCGTACCGGTGAAAGTTTACTTTTTGCTTGGCCGAGGCCGATCGGACGTCTATGCGGCTAATGAAACGATGACCCTTATACGCACAGAGTCCGAGCAATATGGTGATATTATACAGGAGAATTTTATTGATACGTATAACAACTTGACATTAAAATCAGTGCTAGCACTAAAATGGATGATTCACCGGTGCCCACAACGTTCGGCATTCTTTATGAAAGCTGATGACGATACTTTCTTAAATATGCCCAATCTTTTACATTATTTACTTGGTGGCACACTGCCGCTCTACAACGAAACTTTGGATTTGTATGATTCACATACATATCGAGTACTATCACCTCGCAACCGTTTCAATAGAACTTTGAATTATCTGGGTGGGCATTTGTTTTGTTCGTCGCGGCCCGTTTCAGTGCTTAGCAATAAATGGTATATGCCATACTATATGTACCCGGGTGATAAGTATCCGCGCTATTTAAGTGGGTCTGCGTATGTTATGTCGTCCGATGTTGTATCGCGCCTTTATGAGGCAGCTCTGAATACAACCTTCATACACATCGAAGACGTCTACTTGACGGGCATGTGTGCGGAAAAAATACATTTGCCGCGACGTCACAACGCGTTATTTAGTTATACGCGTGCAAAGGATTGGTGCAGCTTCCGTGGCACTATAACACAGCACGAAGTAAGGGATGACAACATGCTAGATGCCTATTTATTCGTAACTAATACGAGTTTGTATTGTGCGCCTCCTGCCATGTATATGACGAAGAGATTGCGTAAGAAAGCTGGCTGTGTCTGA
- the LOC129240861 gene encoding charged multivesicular body protein 5, producing the protein MNRLFGKGKPKEPAPNLNDCISGVDSRANAIEEKVTKLDNELRKYREQMSKMREGPAKNSVKQRALRVLKQKKAYEQQVEALRNQSFNMEQANYAAQSLKDTQATVIAMKDGVKQMQKEFKKVNIDQIEDIQDDMADMLEQADEVQEALGRTYGMPEVDDDELQAELDALGDEIALDDDTSYLDDVVKAPAAPDREPGADSIVPGNKGTIETDEFGLPKVPTSVKTS; encoded by the exons ATGAATCGTCTATTTGGCAAAGGTAAACCGAAGGAACCCGCACCGAATTTGAACGACTGCATCTCAGGG GTCGATAGCCGTGCAAATGCCATTGAAGAAAAAGTTACAAAGCTAGACAATGAATTGCGGAAATATCGGGAACAAATGTCGAAGATGCGAGAAGGCCCAGCTAAAAACTCGGTAAAGCAGCGTGCATTGCGTGTGCTCAAGCAGAAAAAGGC CTATGAACAACAAGTGGAGGCACTGCGTAACCAATCTTTCAATATGGAACAGGCCAATTACGCCGCACAATCTCTGAAAGATACACAAGCCACCGTAATTGCCATGAAAGATGGTGTTAAACAAATGCAGAAAGAGTTCAAGAAAGTCAATATTGATCAAATCGAG GATATCCAAGATGATATGGCCGATATGTTGGAACAAGCAGATGAAGTTCAAGAAGCATTAGGGCGCACCTATGGCATGCCAGAAGTCGACGATGATGAGCTGCAAGCTGAATTGGATGCACTAGGTGATGAAATAGCCCTTGACGATGATACCAGCTACTTGGATGACGTGGTGAAGGCACCAGCAGCACCTGATAGAGAGCCAGGTGCCGATAGCATTGTTCCTGGCAATAAG ggTACAATTGAAACTGACGAGTTTGGCTTGCCCAAAGTGCCCACTTCGGTTAAGACGTCTTAA